The following are encoded in a window of bacterium genomic DNA:
- a CDS encoding NAD-dependent epimerase/dehydratase family protein, with amino-acid sequence MSSTLHLNTKPRALVTGATGFIGSHLVESLIQKNYDVFCIVRKTSDLSLLKNLPCTLIDGDITDRNSLIDAVRDKDIIFHLGGLTKAKSVTDYYRVNADASRHLYEICLQNNPGIRKIVHVSSLAAAGPSTPGKPRVESDSENPLTDYGKSKLAGEKIAVSFMNKLPITIIRPPAVYGPREKDIFFYFQLIDKHIKPVLGFQTKYLTIIHALDLVEAIVRAAESPQSTGHTYFVDDGYVYSWQDLSSTIQKASGTWAIPLTIPEWLISGIAHIAEFFSRFSSSPALLNRQKIIELKQVAWTTNSEKIKRDLSFSPNYDLLKGCKMTVDWYRKNGWL; translated from the coding sequence ATGTCTTCCACTCTTCACCTTAACACCAAACCTCGCGCTTTAGTTACCGGTGCCACCGGTTTTATCGGAAGCCATTTGGTCGAATCGCTAATACAAAAAAACTATGACGTTTTCTGCATTGTTCGCAAAACCAGCGATCTTTCCTTATTAAAGAACCTGCCTTGTACGCTCATTGACGGCGACATCACAGATCGTAATTCTTTGATTGATGCTGTACGCGATAAAGATATTATTTTTCATTTGGGCGGTCTCACCAAAGCAAAATCCGTAACTGATTATTACCGTGTCAATGCGGACGCTTCACGGCATCTTTACGAAATATGTCTTCAGAATAATCCCGGAATTCGCAAAATAGTCCATGTCAGCAGTTTAGCCGCGGCCGGCCCTTCTACACCCGGCAAACCACGCGTCGAATCAGACTCTGAAAACCCGCTGACGGACTATGGTAAAAGTAAACTGGCAGGTGAAAAAATAGCAGTATCATTCATGAATAAACTCCCGATTACCATTATTCGCCCACCGGCTGTGTATGGTCCAAGGGAAAAAGATATTTTCTTTTATTTTCAACTGATTGATAAACACATCAAGCCTGTACTTGGTTTTCAAACAAAATATCTCACGATTATTCACGCCTTGGATTTAGTAGAAGCTATCGTTCGTGCTGCCGAGTCGCCTCAAAGCACCGGCCACACATATTTCGTTGATGACGGATATGTATATTCATGGCAAGACTTGAGTTCAACGATCCAAAAAGCCTCCGGTACATGGGCCATTCCTTTGACCATCCCGGAGTGGCTGATTAGCGGAATCGCTCACATCGCAGAATTTTTTTCTCGATTTTCTTCAAGCCCTGCTCTTTTGAATCGTCAAAAAATAATCGAACTCAAACAAGTGGCGTGGACCACTAATTCCGAAAAAATAAAAAGGGATTTAAGCTTCTCCCCTAATTACGACCTTTTAAAGGGATGCAAGATGACGGTTGACTGGTATCGTAAAAATGGATGGTTATAA
- a CDS encoding N-acetyltransferase: MSVTIKELNFKQLDKFISFQWKIYADDPNWVPPLRIERKEFLDPGKNPVFGHIDIAFYMAFDEKGEEIGRIAAIVNKNHNTFHEDKVGFFGLFECIHDQKTAAALFDQAFQFLKKKGCDTMRGPVNLSTNDDCGLLVEGLNEPAQIMMTYNPEYYIQLFENYGFVKSKDLLAYKIDVPDTPPERLKRGAELIQKRGGFTIRTINVKDFKNEVKRIKAIYNSAWERNWGFIPMTDAEFDHLGTQMKQILDPDFLFIAEHNGVPVGFSLTIPNINEALITIRDGKLLPFGLIKLLWHTRPGKLQSVRVITLGITPEHRNSGMDTIFYYRSFEAAIRKKIKWAEMSWILEDNIPMNRPLINMGAHVYKRYRIYDKKIA; the protein is encoded by the coding sequence ATGTCTGTAACAATCAAAGAACTTAATTTTAAGCAACTGGATAAATTTATTTCATTTCAATGGAAAATCTATGCCGATGATCCGAATTGGGTTCCGCCACTTCGAATTGAACGTAAGGAGTTTCTTGACCCAGGGAAAAATCCTGTATTCGGCCATATTGATATCGCCTTTTATATGGCTTTTGATGAAAAAGGTGAGGAAATAGGCCGTATTGCAGCCATTGTAAATAAAAATCATAATACGTTTCACGAGGACAAAGTTGGTTTTTTTGGACTATTTGAATGCATCCATGACCAAAAAACGGCGGCGGCATTGTTTGATCAGGCATTTCAGTTTCTCAAAAAAAAAGGCTGTGATACCATGCGGGGCCCTGTCAATTTATCCACTAATGATGATTGCGGATTATTGGTCGAAGGTTTGAATGAACCTGCACAAATCATGATGACATACAATCCCGAATATTATATTCAGCTTTTTGAGAATTATGGTTTTGTAAAATCCAAAGATTTATTGGCCTACAAAATTGATGTACCGGATACTCCGCCGGAACGACTAAAACGCGGTGCGGAACTGATACAAAAACGTGGTGGGTTTACGATCAGAACGATTAACGTAAAAGATTTTAAGAACGAAGTCAAACGTATCAAAGCTATTTACAATTCGGCATGGGAACGTAATTGGGGTTTTATCCCCATGACGGATGCCGAGTTTGATCATCTTGGCACGCAGATGAAGCAAATATTGGATCCGGATTTTTTATTTATCGCCGAACATAACGGAGTTCCGGTAGGCTTCAGTTTGACCATTCCCAATATCAACGAAGCTTTGATCACGATTCGTGACGGAAAACTTCTTCCATTCGGTTTAATCAAACTTTTATGGCATACGCGTCCCGGTAAATTACAATCCGTTCGCGTTATTACCTTAGGTATTACACCGGAACACCGCAACTCGGGCATGGATACGATTTTTTATTATCGCTCTTTTGAAGCAGCCATCCGAAAAAAAATCAAATGGGCGGAAATGTCCTGGATTCTGGAAGATAATATTCCTATGAATCGCCCGCTCATCAATATGGGGGCGCACGTGTACAAACGCTACCGCATTTACGATAAGAAGATTGCCTGA
- a CDS encoding acetyl-CoA C-acetyltransferase, with protein MKLNKEIVIVAGARTAFGKFGGTLKDFSAIQLGVFAAQETIKRAGVKPEDVDHVVFGNASQTSADAIYMARHIALKAGLPQTTPALTLNRLCGSGFEAIIEGARQILLGESTMVLAGGTESMSQAPFVVRGTRFGVNLGQPMKFEDSLWEALSDPHCGFSMAQTAENLADKLKISRTDCDLYAYLSQMRAKDAILGGRLKDEIAPIEIKTRKGVKIFDTDEHPRPETTVEMLQTLAPYFKKDGTISAGNASGICDGAAAVLITTAEIAKAKGLKPLGRLISWGHAGVDPSIMGIGPVPSSQKALADAGLKVSDMDIVEINEAFAPQYIACEKELGLNREITNVNGGAIALGHPLAASGARLTLTALYELKRRGKKYGLASACIGGGQGVAVVIEALS; from the coding sequence ATGAAATTGAACAAAGAAATTGTAATAGTCGCCGGTGCACGCACGGCATTTGGGAAATTTGGTGGAACACTTAAAGATTTTTCCGCTATCCAGCTCGGCGTTTTTGCTGCACAGGAGACTATCAAACGTGCGGGTGTCAAACCTGAAGATGTGGATCACGTAGTTTTTGGCAATGCATCACAAACCAGTGCGGATGCGATCTATATGGCGCGTCATATAGCGCTCAAGGCGGGACTGCCGCAAACCACGCCGGCTTTGACTTTGAATCGCCTTTGCGGTTCCGGTTTTGAAGCGATCATCGAAGGTGCGCGCCAAATTCTTTTGGGCGAATCCACGATGGTTTTGGCAGGCGGCACGGAAAGTATGAGTCAAGCTCCGTTTGTTGTTCGGGGTACGCGATTTGGTGTCAATCTTGGTCAACCCATGAAATTTGAAGATTCATTATGGGAAGCGTTATCCGATCCGCACTGCGGTTTTTCGATGGCGCAGACAGCCGAAAACTTAGCCGATAAATTAAAAATTTCGCGCACGGATTGTGACCTTTATGCATACCTCAGTCAAATGCGAGCAAAGGATGCAATACTCGGCGGACGACTCAAAGATGAAATTGCGCCTATCGAAATAAAAACCCGCAAAGGTGTAAAGATTTTTGACACCGATGAACATCCCCGACCTGAAACGACGGTCGAAATGCTTCAAACACTTGCACCGTATTTCAAAAAAGACGGCACGATATCAGCGGGTAATGCCAGCGGAATTTGTGACGGCGCTGCGGCCGTACTTATTACAACAGCCGAGATAGCCAAAGCAAAAGGGCTTAAGCCGCTGGGTCGCCTGATAAGCTGGGGTCACGCCGGCGTAGATCCTTCGATCATGGGTATTGGTCCCGTACCGTCTTCGCAAAAAGCGCTTGCGGATGCCGGGCTCAAAGTTTCTGATATGGACATCGTAGAAATCAATGAAGCCTTTGCTCCGCAATATATCGCTTGCGAAAAAGAACTTGGCCTGAACCGCGAAATTACCAACGTCAACGGCGGCGCCATTGCGCTCGGCCATCCGCTAGCTGCATCAGGTGCGCGACTTACTTTAACAGCGTTATACGAATTGAAGCGTCGCGGCAAAAAATACGGTTTGGCTTCCGCATGTATCGGTGGCGGGCAAGGCGTCGCCGTAGTGATAGAAGCGTTATCGTAA
- a CDS encoding beta-propeller fold lactonase family protein codes for MKISIIVAGMIFFLISCGQEKKHMSIKEFPVAVDSIFQKSCAIAGCHLPDEHDLAKALHLPNNLDLSSWSGLFEGGENGAAVVAYRADKSHMMGHIRGIMDPRMPPNYAPYNKDTLVASNVAIIQSWIEDGAPSLEGNIPFEHVRNKIFTTNQINDIVSVLDARTHNIMRVFDVGDRPQNESPHGIEVSRDGKYFYTSMIATGDVFKYDAKTGELIDKAALLDPVALIKLSQDGSKLYVTTKFEVNNTGNNGRITVLNTGTMSEIKSIPVGVSPHGINLSKDGTLLYVSAVYSDRIYVINTQADTLASHFDVADDVTPTPKYEPYHIGMGPKNNSGYENLLFITCRKNAQVRIFQRTKTNNGNTFTFKQAINVGHNTNAKPIQLDVLPDGSAVFVANSNDSSITVIKKNAEGYYKETDITAQTSDDGKTFHRLAQPNGVSVSPDGLLVYVSNRNKDGAVIPHHGGSGGTGLITVIDVSTNKILKTLEVDPDAYSVFVSYPR; via the coding sequence ATGAAAATCTCTATCATTGTGGCGGGTATGATTTTTTTTCTTATTTCATGCGGGCAGGAAAAAAAACATATGTCCATAAAAGAATTTCCGGTGGCGGTGGATTCGATTTTTCAAAAATCATGTGCTATCGCAGGATGCCATTTGCCCGACGAACATGATCTTGCCAAGGCTCTTCACCTGCCCAATAATTTGGATTTATCATCATGGAGCGGTTTGTTTGAAGGCGGTGAGAACGGTGCGGCGGTCGTCGCGTATCGTGCGGACAAAAGCCATATGATGGGACATATTCGTGGTATTATGGATCCGCGTATGCCGCCAAACTACGCACCTTATAACAAAGATACACTGGTCGCATCGAATGTTGCCATAATACAATCCTGGATCGAAGATGGTGCACCGAGTCTTGAGGGGAATATTCCTTTTGAACATGTTCGAAATAAAATATTTACGACCAACCAGATTAATGATATCGTTTCTGTGCTGGATGCGCGAACGCACAATATAATGCGTGTGTTTGATGTCGGGGATCGCCCGCAAAACGAAAGCCCGCACGGAATCGAAGTGAGCCGTGACGGGAAATATTTCTACACATCCATGATTGCAACCGGCGATGTTTTTAAATACGATGCTAAAACCGGCGAATTAATAGACAAGGCGGCGTTACTGGATCCTGTTGCGTTAATAAAACTTTCACAAGACGGATCGAAGCTGTATGTGACCACCAAATTTGAAGTAAATAATACAGGGAACAACGGGCGTATCACCGTGCTGAATACGGGAACGATGTCGGAAATAAAATCTATCCCTGTGGGTGTTAGCCCGCACGGAATTAATCTTTCTAAAGACGGCACTTTGCTGTATGTCAGTGCGGTGTATTCGGATCGAATCTATGTCATCAACACCCAAGCCGATACGCTTGCCTCTCATTTTGATGTGGCGGACGATGTAACACCCACGCCCAAATACGAACCTTATCACATCGGGATGGGTCCGAAAAATAACAGCGGTTATGAAAATTTGCTTTTTATTACGTGTCGAAAAAATGCGCAGGTACGTATTTTCCAACGTACTAAAACAAATAACGGTAATACGTTTACTTTTAAACAAGCCATTAATGTCGGCCACAATACCAACGCAAAACCAATCCAACTGGACGTGTTACCTGATGGGAGCGCAGTTTTTGTGGCTAACTCCAACGATAGCAGTATTACCGTTATAAAAAAGAATGCGGAAGGGTATTATAAGGAAACGGATATTACTGCGCAGACATCCGACGACGGTAAAACGTTTCATCGCCTTGCTCAACCCAACGGTGTCTCCGTGAGTCCGGACGGGTTGCTCGTGTATGTAAGTAACCGAAATAAAGACGGCGCCGTCATACCGCATCACGGCGGCAGCGGAGGAACGGGTTTGATTACCGTTATTGATGTTTCTACAAATAAGATTTTAAAAACATTAGAAGTTGATCCCGACGCGTATAGTGTTTTTGTTTCTTATCCGAGATAA
- a CDS encoding serine hydroxymethyltransferase — protein MEHIHQFDPELYKAIMDEKVRQNTTLEMIASENFVSKAVMEAAGTVMTNKYAEGYPGNRYYGGCEFVDVAENLARDRAKELFGAAYANVQPHSGSQANMAVYFTLIKPGDTVMGMDLAHGGHLTHGSPVNFSGKMYKVVSYGVKKETGRIDYDQMVRVAREHKPKLIIAGASAYTRFFEYEKFRAIADEIGAYLMADMAHPAGLIAAGLHPSPVPYCDIVTTTTHKTLRGPRSGLILMGKDFENRLGITAPKSGRLRMMSEILDSNVMPGIQGGPLMHIIAAKAIAFKEALQPSFKEYARQVMANAKALAEQLVNLNYTLVSGGTDNHLVLVDLSNKNITGKKAEQTLEHAGITVNKNMVPFDVQSPLVTSGIRIGTPALTTRGMKESEMRIIAGFIDRAIRHADQMEELHKIKNEITDLTKNFPLYA, from the coding sequence ATGGAACACATTCACCAGTTTGATCCCGAATTGTACAAAGCCATCATGGATGAAAAAGTACGTCAAAATACGACCCTCGAAATGATAGCGTCTGAGAATTTTGTCAGTAAAGCCGTAATGGAAGCGGCCGGAACAGTGATGACCAATAAGTATGCGGAAGGCTATCCCGGAAATCGTTATTACGGTGGATGTGAATTTGTAGATGTCGCCGAAAATCTGGCTCGGGATCGTGCCAAAGAACTTTTCGGTGCCGCGTACGCCAATGTGCAACCGCACTCCGGTAGCCAGGCTAACATGGCTGTGTATTTTACTTTGATCAAACCCGGCGATACGGTGATGGGCATGGATCTCGCACATGGCGGTCATTTGACACACGGCAGCCCGGTAAATTTTTCAGGAAAAATGTACAAGGTTGTATCGTATGGCGTAAAAAAAGAAACGGGCCGCATTGATTACGATCAAATGGTACGTGTGGCGCGTGAACATAAACCGAAACTGATCATTGCCGGTGCAAGTGCCTATACACGTTTTTTTGAATACGAAAAATTTCGCGCTATTGCAGATGAAATAGGGGCTTATCTTATGGCCGATATGGCGCACCCGGCAGGCCTTATTGCGGCCGGCTTGCATCCCAGTCCGGTACCGTATTGCGATATCGTAACGACGACGACGCACAAAACGTTGCGCGGCCCGCGTTCGGGGCTTATCCTGATGGGAAAAGATTTTGAAAACAGATTAGGCATTACGGCTCCCAAATCCGGACGGTTACGCATGATGTCTGAAATCCTCGACAGTAATGTAATGCCCGGTATCCAGGGCGGTCCGCTTATGCATATCATTGCCGCGAAAGCTATTGCATTCAAAGAAGCGCTTCAGCCCTCGTTCAAAGAATATGCCCGTCAGGTGATGGCTAATGCGAAGGCATTAGCAGAGCAACTGGTCAATCTGAATTATACACTCGTTTCCGGCGGTACGGACAATCATTTGGTATTGGTTGATCTATCCAATAAAAACATTACCGGAAAAAAAGCCGAGCAAACACTTGAGCATGCCGGCATAACGGTAAATAAAAACATGGTGCCTTTTGATGTGCAAAGCCCGCTTGTAACAAGCGGTATTCGTATCGGCACGCCGGCGCTGACGACACGTGGCATGAAAGAATCGGAAATGCGAATTATCGCCGGATTTATTGACCGGGCGATTCGCCATGCTGACCAAATGGAAGAACTGCATAAAATAAAAAATGAAATCACGGATCTTACTAAAAATTTCCCGCTCTATGCATAG
- a CDS encoding cyclase family protein, producing MKIKDISLTISNDIVTWPGDPKVNIQLPIQMKKGDACNVSRWEIGAHTGTHTDAPFHFVDDGKGIDEVPLDIYIGPCIVVEVKPKTINIEADDLKHIDFKGHKRVLFKTKNSLHWKNGNMEFDKDFIAVGLTGAEYLLKKKVKLVGVDYLSVESFHAEFDHPVHKKLLGSQVVVVEGLNLSDVRPGEYELICMPLKIKHGDGTPVRAALRDLTNAKAKSKPKKRPAVNKKRKKK from the coding sequence ATGAAAATAAAAGACATTTCTCTCACGATTTCCAATGACATCGTAACCTGGCCGGGCGATCCTAAAGTTAATATCCAACTTCCCATACAAATGAAAAAAGGCGACGCGTGCAATGTCTCGCGCTGGGAAATAGGCGCTCATACCGGCACACATACGGATGCGCCCTTTCATTTTGTTGACGACGGCAAAGGTATTGATGAAGTGCCTTTGGATATTTATATCGGGCCATGCATTGTCGTAGAAGTAAAACCCAAAACAATTAATATTGAAGCCGACGATTTGAAACACATTGACTTCAAAGGCCATAAACGTGTTCTTTTCAAAACCAAAAACTCCTTGCATTGGAAAAACGGTAATATGGAGTTTGATAAAGATTTTATTGCCGTAGGTTTAACCGGCGCTGAATATTTGCTCAAGAAGAAAGTCAAATTGGTTGGTGTAGATTATTTGAGCGTGGAGAGCTTTCACGCCGAATTTGATCATCCCGTGCATAAAAAATTACTTGGCAGTCAAGTCGTCGTCGTCGAAGGCTTAAATCTTTCGGATGTACGGCCCGGTGAGTACGAACTAATTTGTATGCCGCTTAAAATAAAACACGGCGACGGAACGCCGGTTCGCGCAGCACTCCGTGATCTTACTAATGCCAAAGCAAAGTCAAAACCTAAAAAGCGACCCGCTGTCAATAAAAAGCGTAAAAAGAAATAA
- a CDS encoding PAS domain-containing sensor histidine kinase, with protein sequence MSMNLDFQNKYDELINSLPDGIFVINENGQIILANQSAAEILGYYGPSEFYSLTVDTIYANTGDHDALLSILGHRGYAERSLFDWRKKDGSTRLIEVSAIPLRNAQGKIGGIQAVFRDISRRLENQIAQQETIAEAASRAVDSDRILEYINFYRTRPMSLILQGVAHNLNTPLGSMRGRAELLLHQLRKNASLFESVSDEKLRSDLDAFRGKLEKGLNEVIGQVDKASLLMRGFSAKVAFEMQDAEMELDINAILQNEFGFFESSLYFKHQIQKEMQYADKLPMIKGIYRDFSQAFHNIIIHCIKATAAISDRWLYVKTELLDNMITVTIRDNRVMAAHDSEAYHGRMNLETRYSALSDENFFSMGDIELFNARQYLAKYQATMTLFPNGEPKIIVQIPRNWN encoded by the coding sequence ATGTCCATGAATTTAGATTTTCAAAATAAATACGACGAACTTATCAATAGCCTTCCGGACGGAATTTTCGTAATCAACGAAAATGGTCAAATCATTCTTGCCAATCAGTCGGCCGCAGAAATATTGGGATACTACGGTCCGAGCGAATTTTACAGCCTTACTGTTGATACGATATATGCTAATACCGGTGACCATGATGCGTTATTATCTATTTTAGGGCATCGCGGTTATGCCGAGCGAAGCCTTTTCGATTGGCGCAAAAAAGACGGTTCGACACGCCTCATTGAAGTTTCAGCCATACCGCTTCGCAACGCACAAGGTAAGATCGGCGGCATTCAAGCTGTCTTTCGCGACATTAGCCGGCGTCTTGAAAATCAAATCGCTCAACAGGAAACCATCGCTGAAGCGGCTTCGCGCGCAGTGGATTCGGACCGGATTTTGGAGTATATCAATTTTTACCGGACCCGCCCGATGTCACTGATACTTCAAGGTGTGGCTCATAATCTGAATACCCCGCTCGGAAGCATGCGTGGACGCGCCGAATTACTCCTCCATCAGCTGCGAAAAAACGCTTCGCTTTTCGAATCGGTCAGCGATGAAAAACTGCGTAGTGATTTAGATGCATTTCGCGGAAAGCTGGAAAAAGGACTCAACGAAGTCATCGGCCAGGTAGATAAAGCCAGTCTTTTGATGCGAGGTTTTTCCGCTAAAGTTGCGTTTGAAATGCAAGATGCCGAAATGGAATTGGATATTAACGCTATCTTGCAAAATGAATTTGGATTTTTTGAGTCGAGTCTTTATTTCAAGCATCAAATCCAAAAAGAAATGCAGTACGCAGATAAACTACCGATGATCAAAGGCATTTATCGCGATTTTTCACAAGCATTTCACAATATCATCATCCATTGCATCAAAGCAACAGCCGCTATTTCGGATCGTTGGCTTTATGTGAAAACGGAATTGCTTGATAATATGATTACCGTTACGATCCGTGATAACCGCGTAATGGCCGCGCATGATTCGGAAGCGTATCATGGACGTATGAATCTTGAGACACGCTACTCTGCACTTTCAGATGAGAATTTCTTTTCGATGGGAGATATCGAACTTTTTAATGCACGCCAATATTTGGCTAAATACCAGGCTACGATGACACTTTTTCCTAATGGAGAGCCAAAAATTATCGTGCAAATTCCACGAAATTGGAATTAA
- the prmC gene encoding peptide chain release factor N(5)-glutamine methyltransferase, translating to MSSAVPEVWTVKSIMDWTIHYLNEKNIESARTNVEWLLCHTLGCKRMDLYVNYDRPLDQNERDEFKASLKRRLLAEPLQYIVGHTDFMGLTFHVNRNVLIPRPDTELLVERVLDLCGKSENIKSLRILDIGTGSGAIIISLAYYLKKHGFELQATAVDISQNALVVAQENANKILPDTHIQWQHCDIFDSSSIESLKHRFDIIVSNPPYISDKEYALLDKEIRDYEPNTALRAEDNGLAFYRKIGHIAADILDPSSPFGYIALEVGFDQADAVAQILHSTGYTYQQRYKDIQNYERVLIGKK from the coding sequence ATGAGTTCTGCCGTGCCTGAGGTATGGACAGTCAAATCCATCATGGATTGGACTATACATTATCTTAATGAAAAAAATATCGAATCCGCACGTACCAACGTAGAGTGGCTTTTATGCCATACGCTGGGTTGTAAACGCATGGATTTGTATGTCAATTATGATCGTCCGTTGGACCAAAATGAACGCGATGAATTTAAGGCTTCGCTAAAACGACGATTGCTTGCCGAACCGCTTCAGTATATTGTCGGACATACGGATTTTATGGGATTGACATTTCACGTCAATCGAAATGTGTTAATCCCAAGACCCGATACCGAACTTTTAGTTGAACGCGTCCTGGATTTATGCGGAAAAAGTGAAAATATAAAATCACTTCGCATTCTGGATATCGGAACTGGAAGCGGAGCAATCATCATCAGTCTTGCATATTATTTGAAAAAACACGGTTTTGAATTACAAGCTACAGCTGTTGACATAAGTCAAAACGCATTGGTCGTAGCACAAGAAAACGCGAATAAAATTTTGCCAGACACTCATATTCAGTGGCAACATTGTGACATTTTCGATTCGTCTTCGATCGAAAGTTTGAAACATCGTTTTGATATCATCGTATCCAATCCGCCGTACATTTCCGATAAGGAGTACGCTCTATTGGATAAAGAAATACGTGATTATGAACCGAATACCGCTTTGCGCGCTGAAGATAATGGGCTGGCTTTTTATCGTAAGATTGGCCATATTGCTGCGGATATTTTGGATCCCTCCTCACCATTTGGATATATCGCACTGGAAGTAGGTTTTGATCAGGCGGATGCCGTAGCTCAGATTTTGCATAGTACCGGATATACATATCAGCAACGTTACAAAGATATTCAAAATTATGAACGTGTTCTGATCGGAAAAAAATAA